The Methanoculleus sp. SDB DNA segment GCCTTCCGGAAAAAAAGCTGCACTGTTCGGTGCTCGCCGAGGGTGCGATTCGCGAGGCCATCAATCAGTACCGGAAAAAGAAGGGGCTTCTCCCCTGGACCGAATAAACGGCCGCTTATTTCTTTTTTAATTCGTCGAGATCGATGCTCTCCCCCGGCTCGAGCACACGTACCCGGATATCCGTCGTGCGTTCGAGGGCCTGCCGGAACGCCGTAGGATCCTGTGCAATCGCCGGCCAGGTATTGTAATGCATGGGAATGACAAGCGGAGCGCCGATGAAGTTCGCCGCCATCATCGCTTCCTCAGGCCCCATCGTAAAGCGTCCGCCGATGGGCAGGAGTGCCACGTCGGGGCGGTACAGGTCACGAATGAGCGTCATGTCGGAGAAAACCGCGGTATCGCCCGCGTGATAGACGGATATGCCGTCCATGCGTATGACGAAACCTGCGGCGCATCCGCCGTAGAATCCGTGCCCCGCCTCCTCAAGCCAGCCGGAGTGAAG contains these protein-coding regions:
- a CDS encoding metal-dependent hydrolase produces the protein MRLRWLGHACFVLEGSKRVVVDPYVPSGTGDLAPDIVAVTHGHADHMGDTVALRAKTVAGNEIAKYLASRGIDSVALNLGGSIDLEGVRFTMTPALHSGWLEEAGHGFYGGCAAGFVIRMDGISVYHAGDTAVFSDMTLIRDLYRPDVALLPIGGRFTMGPEEAMMAANFIGAPLVIPMHYNTWPAIAQDPTAFRQALERTTDIRVRVLEPGESIDLDELKKK